A genome region from Actinomycetota bacterium includes the following:
- a CDS encoding Clp1/GlmU family protein has translation MTDRYARLIEQVLDDPGTVLLLGSMDSGKTTFARALLAGAVERGIPAAYLDTDVGRTTVGPPTTIGLKHVLEAKHLGDDELALADGLYFVGWVSAQFHLLPLVAGTAKLMNVARRDGAELVVVDTSSLISGVYGQILKYHKMEVTRPEYVIGFERGEELDPLLGIARRFTPARVEAYPAHPDARPTTFDERAETRRARFAAYFSGNLHRWRVKPTVFLPSLPPDADLASLAGLLVGMEDGKGSCVGIGYLELAEDGHLRMISAVSEGARALRLGSTRITPDWTSTTRVDLRHLFGTE, from the coding sequence GACCCCGGCACGGTCCTGCTGCTCGGGTCGATGGACTCGGGCAAGACCACCTTCGCCCGGGCTCTGCTGGCCGGCGCCGTCGAGCGCGGCATCCCCGCCGCCTACCTCGACACCGACGTCGGCCGGACCACGGTCGGGCCGCCCACCACCATCGGCCTCAAGCACGTGCTCGAGGCCAAGCACCTCGGTGACGACGAGCTCGCCCTGGCCGACGGGCTCTACTTCGTCGGCTGGGTGTCGGCCCAGTTCCACCTGCTGCCGCTGGTCGCGGGCACGGCCAAGCTGATGAACGTGGCCCGGCGGGACGGGGCCGAGCTGGTCGTGGTCGACACCTCCAGCCTCATCAGCGGCGTCTACGGCCAGATCCTCAAGTACCACAAGATGGAGGTGACCCGGCCCGAGTACGTGATCGGGTTCGAGCGCGGCGAGGAGCTGGACCCGCTGCTGGGGATCGCCCGGCGCTTCACCCCGGCCCGGGTCGAGGCCTACCCGGCCCATCCCGACGCCCGCCCGACCACCTTCGACGAGCGCGCCGAGACCCGCCGGGCCCGGTTCGCCGCCTACTTCTCCGGCAACCTGCACCGCTGGCGGGTCAAGCCGACGGTGTTCCTGCCCTCGCTGCCGCCCGACGCCGACCTGGCCAGCCTGGCCGGCCTGCTGGTCGGCATGGAGGACGGCAAGGGCTCCTGCGTCGGCATCGGCTATCTGGAGCTGGCCGAGGACGGCCACCTGCGCATGATCTCGGCCGTGTCCGAGGGGGCGAGGGCGCTACGCCTGGGCTCCACCCGCATCACTCCCGACTGGACCTCGACCACCCGGGTCGACCTCCGCCAC